In a genomic window of Nocardia fluminea:
- a CDS encoding helix-turn-helix domain-containing protein, whose protein sequence is MTLLREAIGDSLRRARLAQHRTLREVSTSARVSLGYLSEVERGRKEASSELLASICEALDVPLSRVLWDVSTLMAGADGSAPREPALTGPAAEREPAEAEPAAAPEPAADEATASASAAAEQGPRIGIAEDTRIVIPAPRAEMLVLVKGM, encoded by the coding sequence ATGACGCTGCTGCGGGAGGCAATCGGGGACAGTCTGCGGCGTGCGCGTCTCGCCCAGCATCGAACGCTGCGCGAGGTGTCGACCTCCGCGCGCGTGAGCCTCGGCTATCTGTCGGAAGTGGAGCGCGGCCGCAAGGAAGCCTCCAGTGAACTGCTCGCCAGTATCTGCGAGGCACTCGACGTGCCGCTCTCGCGCGTGCTGTGGGATGTGAGCACGCTGATGGCGGGCGCCGACGGCTCCGCGCCGCGCGAACCCGCGCTGACCGGCCCCGCCGCCGAGCGCGAGCCCGCCGAAGCCGAGCCTGCCGCTGCGCCCGAACCCGCCGCGGACGAGGCCACCGCCTCCGCGAGCGCGGCGGCCGAGCAGGGCCCGCGCATCGGCATCGCCGAAGACACCCGCATCGTCATCCCGGCCCCGAGGGCCGAGATGCTGGTACTGGTGAAGGGAATGTGA
- the pspM gene encoding phage shock envelope stress response protein PspM, with translation MKGNNRRARAEIVDPAAIAQVAVAGAMPATLRGVGEQALVAVRRWADPRERELRRRRRVRRRSFQLGTASGITTVGAVGLAVISAPAWAVVVIGGGAIAFVTGTALSARRYLELRNKPLPQAAFVARKSPGLRSAARAPIQRLIRAERALYDLGAQIARTRRLPEDELRDLLETARSGAAALHALATDVVAMEQAADTVGRANPDTVAALKTTVAGVLARLETGVIEYEQLVAAAARILAVPEDSVLAYQFNGIVADLREAADRLDGWAQALTEMADQGPDLFAGGTDSAR, from the coding sequence ATGAAGGGCAACAACCGGCGCGCGCGTGCCGAGATCGTGGATCCGGCGGCGATCGCGCAGGTCGCGGTGGCGGGCGCGATGCCCGCGACGCTGCGGGGGGTCGGTGAGCAGGCACTGGTCGCGGTGCGGCGCTGGGCCGACCCGCGTGAGCGGGAGCTGCGCCGTCGGCGCCGGGTACGCCGGCGCAGTTTTCAGCTCGGAACCGCGTCGGGGATCACCACGGTCGGCGCGGTCGGCCTGGCGGTGATCTCGGCGCCCGCCTGGGCGGTCGTGGTGATCGGCGGTGGCGCCATCGCCTTCGTCACCGGTACCGCGCTGAGCGCTCGCCGGTATCTGGAGCTACGCAACAAGCCCTTGCCCCAGGCGGCGTTCGTCGCCCGCAAATCACCCGGCCTGCGCTCGGCCGCCCGTGCTCCGATCCAGCGCCTGATCCGCGCCGAACGGGCCCTCTACGACCTCGGCGCCCAGATCGCGCGCACCCGCCGCCTGCCTGAGGACGAACTGCGCGATCTGCTCGAGACTGCCCGCTCCGGTGCGGCAGCTCTGCACGCGCTAGCCACCGACGTCGTCGCCATGGAACAGGCCGCCGACACCGTCGGCCGGGCCAATCCCGACACCGTCGCGGCCCTGAAAACCACCGTCGCCGGCGTGCTCGCCCGCCTGGAGACGGGCGTGATCGAATACGAGCAGCTCGTCGCCGCCGCGGCCCGCATCCTCGCGGTCCCCGAGGACTCGGTCCTGGCGTACCAGTTCAACGGCATCGTCGCCGACCTGCGCGAAGCCGCCGACCGCCTCGACGGCTGGGCGCAGGCCCTCACCGAAATGGCCGACCAGGGCCCCGATTTGTTCGCCGGCGGAACGGATTCCGCCCGCTAG
- the pspA gene encoding phage shock protein PspA, protein MANPFVKAWKYMMALFDSKIEEHADPKVQIQQAIEEAQRQHQALSQQAASVIGNQRQLEMKLNRQLDEVEKLNANARQAVTLADQAQAAGDTEKAIQYTNAAEAFAAQLVTAEQSVEDLKVLHDQSLQAAAQAKKAVEQNAMMLQQKVAERTKLLSQLEQAKMQEQVSASLQQMDSTLSAPGSTPSLDAVRDKIERRYANALGSAELAQNTVQGRMMEVQQASVQMAGHSKLEQIRASMRGDALPTGNNNAAINPAQPKAAPAPNIDKGQAL, encoded by the coding sequence ATGGCTAATCCGTTCGTGAAGGCCTGGAAGTACATGATGGCCCTCTTCGACTCCAAGATCGAAGAGCATGCGGATCCGAAGGTCCAGATTCAGCAGGCTATCGAGGAGGCGCAGCGTCAGCATCAGGCGCTGTCGCAGCAGGCGGCGTCGGTGATCGGTAACCAGCGTCAGCTGGAGATGAAGCTGAACCGCCAGCTCGACGAGGTCGAGAAGCTCAACGCCAACGCCCGTCAGGCCGTCACCCTGGCCGATCAGGCGCAGGCGGCGGGCGACACCGAGAAGGCGATCCAGTACACCAACGCCGCCGAGGCGTTCGCCGCCCAGCTGGTCACCGCCGAGCAGTCGGTGGAAGACCTCAAGGTGTTGCACGACCAGTCCCTGCAGGCCGCCGCACAGGCCAAGAAGGCGGTCGAGCAGAACGCGATGATGTTGCAGCAGAAGGTCGCCGAGCGCACCAAGCTGCTCAGCCAGCTCGAGCAGGCCAAGATGCAGGAGCAGGTCTCGGCCTCGCTGCAGCAGATGGATTCCACCCTGTCCGCGCCGGGCTCCACGCCCAGCCTGGACGCCGTGCGCGACAAGATCGAGCGCCGCTACGCCAACGCGCTCGGCTCGGCCGAACTGGCGCAGAACACGGTGCAGGGTCGCATGATGGAGGTGCAGCAGGCCAGCGTCCAGATGGCCGGGCACAGCAAGCTCGAGCAGATCCGCGCCTCCATGCGCGGTGACGCGTTGCCCACCGGCAACAACAACGCGGCGATCAACCCGGCGCAGCCCAAAGCCGCACCGGCGCCGAACATCGACAAGGGTCAGGCGCTGTAA
- a CDS encoding CinA family protein, which translates to MTDPLVDGAPVAELVSALSAAGQTVATAESLTAGLLAATVAGVPGASAVLRGGLIVYATDLKSRLARVDDELLRTDGPVAASTAEQLAVGAREQCGADWGLGLTGVAGPDSQDGHPVGTVYLGLAGPQHSEVVRLKLHGDRWTIRLGAVHSAVRELLRCVSVK; encoded by the coding sequence GTGACCGATCCGCTCGTCGACGGCGCGCCGGTCGCCGAACTGGTCAGCGCCCTGAGCGCGGCGGGGCAGACCGTCGCCACGGCCGAGTCGCTCACCGCGGGCCTGCTCGCGGCCACGGTGGCGGGGGTGCCGGGGGCGAGCGCGGTGCTGCGCGGCGGGTTGATCGTCTACGCCACCGACCTCAAGAGCCGGCTGGCCCGCGTGGACGACGAGCTGCTGCGCACCGACGGGCCGGTCGCCGCCTCGACCGCCGAACAGCTCGCCGTGGGTGCGCGCGAGCAGTGCGGCGCGGACTGGGGTCTCGGATTGACCGGGGTCGCCGGACCCGATTCCCAGGACGGGCATCCGGTCGGCACGGTATACCTCGGGTTGGCCGGTCCACAGCACAGCGAAGTGGTCCGGTTGAAACTGCACGGTGACCGGTGGACGATCAGACTCGGCGCGGTGCACAGCGCGGTGCGGGAGTTGCTGCGCTGTGTCAGTGTGAAGTAG